Proteins from one Xenorhabdus griffiniae genomic window:
- a CDS encoding pseudouridine-5'-phosphate glycosidase has protein sequence MNKNIALNEYLDISPEVEHALATNCPVVALESTIISHGMPYPRNRETALKVEQCIRENGAVPATIAIIEGRIKVGLSHDEIEFLAKERHLVSKVSRRDLPFVIAAGKHGATTVASTMIIAQMAGIAVFATGGIGGVHRGAERSFDISADLQELAMTNVAVVCAGAKSILDLGLTVEYLETHGVPLVGYQTEKLPAFFCRSSQFPVSVRLDDPQQIAQAMKVKWHSGLKGGIVIANPIPEPFAMSEERINRAIEQAVHEAENQGIVGKESTPFLLARVTEITGGESLQANIELVFNNAKLAAEIALAYQEINKTQ, from the coding sequence ATGAATAAGAATATTGCGTTAAATGAGTATTTAGATATTTCTCCAGAGGTGGAGCACGCATTGGCAACTAATTGTCCTGTCGTTGCGTTGGAATCGACAATTATTTCTCACGGTATGCCTTATCCGCGAAACAGAGAAACCGCTTTAAAGGTTGAACAGTGTATTCGGGAAAATGGTGCAGTTCCGGCAACTATCGCGATTATTGAGGGAAGAATAAAAGTTGGGTTATCCCATGATGAAATTGAATTCTTGGCGAAAGAAAGGCATCTGGTTAGCAAAGTTAGCCGTCGTGATTTACCTTTTGTTATTGCGGCGGGCAAACATGGTGCAACGACGGTGGCTTCAACTATGATTATTGCACAAATGGCAGGTATTGCTGTGTTTGCGACAGGAGGTATTGGTGGTGTTCATCGCGGTGCTGAACGTTCCTTTGATATTTCGGCTGATTTACAAGAATTGGCTATGACCAATGTTGCCGTTGTGTGTGCTGGTGCTAAATCCATTCTTGATTTAGGGTTAACGGTGGAATATCTGGAAACTCATGGCGTGCCTCTGGTGGGTTACCAGACAGAAAAACTACCTGCATTCTTCTGCCGTAGCAGTCAATTTCCTGTCAGTGTAAGGCTTGATGATCCTCAACAAATAGCCCAGGCCATGAAAGTAAAATGGCACTCAGGGCTGAAAGGTGGAATTGTGATCGCCAACCCGATTCCTGAGCCATTTGCTATGTCGGAAGAACGGATCAATCGCGCGATTGAACAGGCGGTTCATGAAGCAGAAAATCAGGGTATTGTGGGTAAAGAAAGTACACCTTTCCTGCTGGCGAGAGTCACAGAAATAACTGGCGGAGAAAGTTTACAGGCAAATATTGAATTGGTTTTCAATAATGCTAAATTAGCAGCTGAAATTGCACTTGCTTATCAAGAGATAAATAAAACACAATAA
- a CDS encoding PfkB family carbohydrate kinase, which yields MANREKQILQIIRRDPFIQQQEIADILGISRSCVAGHIMNLTKKGNVKGKGYILSENSYAVTVGAANMDVTSYVFSKLIYEDSNPGKNKSTAGGVGRNIAHNIALLGKESYLISVIGDDIYGKTLFEQTKLSGVYTDYLHQLSGKSTSTYHSLIDERGEMRIAVNDMDILEQLTPALLSQSQSLIQNAGVLIIDCNLTEDALEWLFNHAGNIPIFVDTVSTFKANKIRHWLSYIHTLKPNRLEAEILSGIKMTTLADATDVAAWFHQQGVQRLALSLGTEGVYYSEMGGAAGRSPAIPTNIVNANGAGDAMMAGLAYCWLEGMALEESIRFSQGCSALTLSSELTNYPNLSCSRVKKLLELTS from the coding sequence ATGGCAAATCGAGAAAAACAGATATTGCAGATTATTAGGCGAGATCCTTTTATTCAGCAGCAGGAAATTGCCGACATTCTTGGAATTAGCCGTTCATGTGTCGCGGGGCATATTATGAATCTGACTAAAAAAGGGAATGTTAAAGGAAAGGGTTATATTCTTTCAGAAAATAGTTATGCTGTAACGGTCGGTGCCGCTAACATGGATGTTACCAGTTACGTATTTTCTAAATTAATCTATGAAGATTCTAACCCAGGTAAAAATAAATCTACGGCAGGTGGAGTAGGGCGAAATATTGCGCATAACATTGCTTTGTTGGGTAAAGAAAGTTATCTGATTTCTGTTATTGGCGATGATATTTATGGAAAAACACTATTTGAACAAACAAAATTATCGGGTGTTTATACAGATTATCTTCATCAATTATCAGGTAAAAGTACATCGACTTACCATTCATTGATTGATGAGCGAGGTGAAATGCGAATTGCTGTTAATGATATGGATATACTGGAACAACTTACTCCTGCTTTATTATCTCAATCTCAGTCTTTAATTCAAAACGCGGGTGTATTGATCATTGACTGTAATTTAACGGAAGATGCATTAGAGTGGTTATTCAATCATGCAGGAAATATTCCGATTTTTGTGGATACTGTATCGACATTTAAAGCAAACAAAATCCGTCATTGGTTATCCTACATCCATACCTTAAAACCCAATCGACTCGAAGCTGAAATATTAAGTGGAATAAAAATGACGACCTTGGCAGATGCTACTGATGTGGCAGCTTGGTTTCATCAGCAAGGTGTTCAGCGACTCGCTTTGAGCCTGGGAACAGAAGGAGTGTATTACAGTGAAATGGGCGGAGCGGCAGGGCGTTCGCCAGCCATCCCAACCAATATTGTCAATGCCAATGGGGCGGGTGATGCAATGATGGCTGGCCTGGCATATTGTTGGTTGGAAGGGATGGCATTAGAAGAAAGCATCCGTTTTTCACAAGGCTGTTCTGCGCTAACTTTATCTTCAGAATTAACTAATTACCCAAATCTATCCTGTAGTAGAGTGAAAAAACTGTTGGAATTAACATCATGA
- the adiC gene encoding arginine/agmatine antiporter: MAIVSEANVSEAKKVGLIPVTLMVAGNIMGSGVFLLPASLASTGGIAILGWLVTIIGAVGLSIVYAKVSSLDDSPGGSYAYARRAFGPFLGYQTNILYWLACWIGNIAMVVIGVGYLSYFFPILKDPIILTITCTVILWIFVILNIIGPHVITRVQAVATTLALIPIVATAVLGWFWFNGKTYMDAWNVSGLNTFGAIQSILNVTLWSFIGVESASVAAGVVKNPKRNVPIATIGGVLIAAVCYVLSSSVIMGMIPNAALKISSSPFGDAARLALGDTAGAVVAFCAAAGCLGSLGGWTLLAGQTAKAAADDGLFPSIFAKVNKAGTPVAGLLILGVLMTIFQLSSISPNAAREFGLVSSVSVIFTLIPYLYTCAALLLIGHGHLGQEKTRYIIITFIAFIYCIWAVLGTGAKEVVWTLVVMMVITAMYTFNYNTKHPVPFPLDKKD, encoded by the coding sequence ATGGCTATTGTTTCAGAGGCAAATGTTTCAGAGGCAAAAAAAGTCGGATTGATCCCCGTTACTCTGATGGTTGCGGGTAACATCATGGGATCGGGCGTTTTTCTTTTGCCTGCCAGCCTGGCATCAACAGGCGGTATTGCGATCCTTGGTTGGCTGGTGACTATCATTGGTGCTGTGGGGTTATCAATCGTCTATGCGAAAGTCTCCTCACTGGATGATAGTCCGGGGGGATCTTATGCTTATGCACGACGGGCTTTTGGTCCTTTTTTAGGCTATCAGACCAATATTTTATATTGGCTGGCATGTTGGATCGGCAATATCGCTATGGTTGTGATTGGCGTTGGTTACCTGAGCTATTTTTTCCCCATCCTGAAAGATCCCATTATTTTAACCATCACTTGTACAGTCATACTGTGGATATTTGTCATTTTGAACATTATCGGGCCGCATGTTATTACCCGAGTGCAAGCGGTAGCGACAACCTTAGCATTGATTCCGATTGTAGCAACCGCCGTATTGGGTTGGTTCTGGTTCAACGGTAAGACCTATATGGATGCGTGGAACGTCAGTGGCTTGAATACCTTTGGCGCGATTCAGAGTATCTTAAACGTTACATTATGGTCTTTTATTGGCGTTGAGAGTGCTTCTGTTGCGGCTGGTGTGGTTAAAAATCCCAAGCGTAACGTGCCGATCGCGACTATCGGTGGTGTGCTGATTGCGGCTGTCTGTTATGTGCTGTCCAGCAGCGTGATTATGGGCATGATCCCTAACGCGGCATTGAAAATCTCATCTTCACCTTTTGGTGATGCTGCCCGATTGGCATTGGGAGATACCGCGGGAGCTGTAGTTGCCTTTTGTGCAGCGGCAGGCTGTTTGGGATCATTGGGTGGCTGGACATTGCTTGCAGGGCAAACAGCCAAAGCTGCCGCAGATGATGGGTTATTTCCTTCAATCTTTGCCAAAGTGAACAAAGCAGGAACGCCAGTTGCGGGTTTATTGATATTGGGTGTTTTAATGACGATTTTCCAGCTCAGCAGTATTTCGCCAAATGCAGCGAGAGAATTTGGGTTGGTTTCTTCCGTCTCCGTGATTTTTACCTTGATCCCTTACCTGTATACTTGTGCAGCTTTGCTGTTAATTGGTCATGGTCATCTTGGGCAAGAAAAAACGCGATATATCATTATTACGTTTATTGCCTTTATTTATTGCATCTGGGCAGTTTTGGGAACCGGAGCAAAAGAAGTGGTATGGACGCTAGTTGTCATGATGGTCATAACAGCAATGTATACCTTTAACTACAACACGAAACATCCTGTTCCTTTTCCGTTAGATAAAAAAGATTAA
- a CDS encoding universal stress protein, with product MYKTILVPVDISEEDLTNKAVDCALKIARETGAKLHFLHVLPISSAIINAYALGYMEIKDKATIKAEQDLKKLVDSIELPNRQISYSIAFGSPRDEITATADEIGADLIVIGSRRPNITTHLLGSNSAGVVRYAKTSVLVVR from the coding sequence ATGTACAAAACTATTTTAGTACCAGTAGATATTTCAGAAGAAGATCTAACCAACAAGGCCGTTGACTGCGCTCTTAAAATTGCCAGGGAAACAGGGGCCAAATTACATTTTTTACATGTATTACCTATTTCATCGGCGATCATTAATGCTTATGCACTCGGCTATATGGAAATTAAGGACAAGGCGACTATCAAGGCAGAACAGGACTTGAAAAAGCTGGTTGATTCCATTGAATTACCAAATCGTCAGATCTCCTATTCGATTGCATTTGGTTCACCAAGAGACGAAATTACAGCTACGGCGGATGAAATTGGTGCTGATTTGATTGTTATCGGCTCAAGACGACCTAATATCACGACGCATTTGTTAGGCTCCAACTCTGCTGGAGTTGTCAGATATGCAAAAACATCTGTATTAGTAGTGCGATAA